Below is a window of Pseudarthrobacter equi DNA.
GAGCAGTTCGGGCCGGGGCATAGGATCGGCGCTTCCCACGGCACCACCCGCAACTTCAATCCCGGCTACCACCGGCCGGAATATGTTGCCATGATCGCCGAGTCCCTGGACCTCTGGAACGAGCTGGAGCAGGACAGCGGCGAGACGCTCCTGGCACGGACCGGCATCGTCACGCACGGGCCCGAACCCATGCTGCCGGACGCTGCGGCAGCGCTGGCACAGGCCGGGCTTCGCGCCGAGTTCCTGCGTCCGGACGAGGCCGGTGAGCGCTGGCGCGGCATCCGCTTCGACCAGCAGGTCCTCTACATGCCCGACGGCGGCCAGCTCAACCCGGAGGCCGCACTGCCGGCTTTCCAGCGCCTTGCCGCGGCCCGGGGCGCCGACATCCGGCACCACACCAAGGTGGTGTCCTTCGAGATAACGGACGACGGCGTCCGGCTGGGGCTGGAAAGCAGCGCCGGTACCGAGGTGGTCACCGCCGCGCAGGTGGTGGTGACGGCCGGCGGCTGGACGGAGAAGCTGCTGGGCGCCGCCTCGGGCGGGCGACTGCGGACGCCGAAGCTCAGGGTGACGCAGGAGCAGCCGGCCCACTTCCGGGTCACCGACCCGGACGCGGTATGGCCCGGGTTCAACC
It encodes the following:
- a CDS encoding FAD-dependent oxidoreductase, which gives rise to MAITLDTVVIGGGAMGSAAAWALSRRGRHVTLVEQFGPGHRIGASHGTTRNFNPGYHRPEYVAMIAESLDLWNELEQDSGETLLARTGIVTHGPEPMLPDAAAALAQAGLRAEFLRPDEAGERWRGIRFDQQVLYMPDGGQLNPEAALPAFQRLAAARGADIRHHTKVVSFEITDDGVRLGLESSAGTEVVTAAQVVVTAGGWTEKLLGAASGGRLRTPKLRVTQEQPAHFRVTDPDAVWPGFNHYPGGGSQYAGWYSPVYGMQTPGEGIKAGWHGVGPVVDPDRRTFEPEPQQLAALQAYARTWLPGVDADAFDAISCTYTTTPDEDFVLDRIGPVVIGAGFSGHGFKFTPVVGRILADLATGTRPAPAIFSASR